Part of the Salinigranum rubrum genome is shown below.
GCGGAACGAGATTCAGCGAACGGGCGGCGAGCGCGGCGAGGACGGCGTAGATGAGCGGGACGGTGAACACCCGCTTTACCCCCGCCAGCGCGCCCTCGCTGCTTCCGCGGGAGGCGATGTAGATGCCGACGGTGTACACCAACACGGACTGGGTCGTGAGGTAGAGGACGGCTGTCGCCCGCCCCGTCTCGCCGAACGCGAACTCGGAGACGGGGATGCCGAAGTTGCCCGAGTTCGGGAAGGCGCTCACGAGGACGATGGCGCTCACCCCCGTCGTGGCCCCGTCGACGAGTCGTCCGACCCCCTCCGCGATGAGGATCATCACCACGTGGTAGGCGACGACGGCGAGGGCGACGCTGGCGAGCGTCCCGGCCGCCAGTTCCGTCGTCGCGAGGCTGTGGAAGACGAGCGCCGGCGCGAGGACGTACACCGTCACCGTGTTCAGCGGCCCCGGGTCGATATCCCGGGTCCGCCCGAGGACGAACCCGACGACCGCGATAGCGAAGATAGGGAGGATGGCCGTCGCGAAGATAGAGAGAAGCGACATACGGAGGGGAGGCCCGTGGGTCGTAACAAATCCGTCGGTTCGAACCGTCGACTCCGCACCGGAACTACTATCACTTAGAAAAACAGTCATAAAATAATGAGTATACTCGGGAGATGGCTCCGGTGGCGGGGGGCGGACCGCGGCACGACGTCCGTCGTCGGGTCGTTGATGACCGTAGTAATCGTGTTCGTGGTGGCCGGGTCGGTCGGCCTCGCGGGGCTGACTCTCGGGGAGGAAGTCACGACGAGCGTCTCCGACCCCGCGCCCATCCCCCACATCGACGTCGAACCGACGCTCGACGGCGCCGACAACCACGGCGTGGCGTATCTCCGTCTCGTCCACGAGGTGGGCGACCGGGTCGACGGCCAGTCGATACTGATCCGCGACAGCGACGGCAACACGGTGACCTGGTCGGACATCTACGAGGGCGACCGGTACATGCGCGGCGGCGAGAGCATCCACCTGGACGGCTACGGCCCCTCGGACGGCCATCTGAACTGCCTCGCGGAGGGTGAGACGTACATCCTCGTCTGGCAGGCGTCGAACGGCGACAGTTTCGTCATCGACCGGATCACGCTCGATCAGTCCCCGCCGGCGTCCTCGCTGGACGAGTGTCGGGACGGCTGGCCGCCGGGGTGATCAGACCGACCGCCACCGGCGTTCGCTCCGATTACTCGTCCGTCCCGCGCTCTCTGAGCGCCTCGTAGCGCGCTCGAGTCTCCTCGAACAGTCGCCGCCCGACGTCGGTCGAGAGCCGCGGTTCGGCGGTGGCGAAGAACTCGTCGAGCGCCGCGAACTCGCTGTCGAACTCGCCCGCGTACCGCTCGCCGCGCTCGTACGCCAGCGCCTGCAGACACATGTCGACGAGGTCCATGTCCTTGACGAACCGCGCGACGTGGGTGTCGCGGCGCTCGTACGCCTCCCACGCCTCCTCGATTGGGGGAAACGGACGGGCCAGTTCGGCCATCGCGGCCCGCTCGCGGCGCTCTTTCTCCTCGGCCGAGAGTGGTTGCTTGCTCGGGTCGACACGGGTGGGCACGTCGCCGGTCCGCGCTTCCGCGAGATCGTGGACGACCGCCAGTCGGAGCGCGCGGTCGGGGTCGACGCCGGCCTCGTCGGCGAACGCGAGACAGAGCAGGCTCACGCCCCACGTGTGGGCGGCGACCGACTCGGGGTCGTCGACACCGCGGAGTTGCCAGCCGGTGCGCCGCTCGTCCTTCAGTGCGAACCCCGCTTCGAGCGCGTCGATGGGGTCGGCCTCGCTCCTCTCCCGGGCCGCTGCTTCGTCTGCATCGTCATCTGCCGCCTCGCCGACACCGTCGTCCGTCCCCCGTCGTCGCGGTCGGTCACTCCTCTCCGACCAGTCGCCAGGCGGACCCGTCCGCGCTCTCGACGACGCCGCGCCGTTCCATCTCGGTCATCACTTCCGGGAGGCGGCCCGGCTGGGCGATCTCCATCTCGATGCGGTCGATCCGGTGGTACGACGAGAGGTGGTGGCGAACGTCGTCGGTCTCGAACGTCTCCTCGTCGGCCTTCTCCATCACGCCCGAGACGAGGTCGATCATGTCCTCGATGAAGTTCCACGGGTAGACCACCCACGCCCACTCGTCGAGGCGCTCGCCGACGTAGTCGGGGTCGAACTCGCTCGTGCCCAGTAGCTGAAGGGTGGCCGTCCGGACGGCGCTCGGTTCGCGCTCGTGGACGTACTCGTGAGCGCGCTCGATGGAGCCGCCGGTGTCGGCGATGTCGTCGATGATGAGGACGTCCTTTCCGGCGACGCTCCCCTCCGGCATCGGGTACCGAACCTCGGGTTCGCCCGACTTCTGCGCGGTTCCGACGTAGTGCTCCATCTTCAGGCTCGTCAGGTCGTCGAGTCCCAGAAAGTCACAGATACACCGGCCCGCGAACCAGCCGCCACGCGCGAGCGCGACGATGACGTCCGGCTCGAACTCGGACGTTTTCACCTCGTCGGAGACGTCCCGACAGAGGCCGTAGATGTAGTCCCAGTTCGTGATCGTACACTTGAACTCCTCGGGGAGATCACCCATGTCTCTCGGTCACCGTTCGTGATAGGGTGTGGCGAGGTTGTTAAGAGACCCGACTCGCACGCCCGGTATCGGCGTCATAACTTTAACACGTCTTCGTGTCTGTTAACGTGTCACACAGTGGTTCCATCATGCACACCTGCACCAACTGTAATTCGTTCGTTACGCCCGACTTCGTCCGCGTCTTCGGCACGGAGGACGACCGCGTGTTCGGTTGTCCCCACTGTGCGAACATGCGCGAACTGATGCAAGGACTCGGCGCCCGCAACCCGGAGGAGAACACGTCCCTCTCCTGAGACGGCCCGTTGTGAGTCCGTTCCGCCCGTCGCCGTCTTCAGGGAGGGCGACCGGGACACGGCCACGACAGGTCTTCCGACTCTCCGACGGCGTCTCACACCGCACGGCCGACCGCACACACGGCACACCGTGCACTGAACGCGGAGACGGTGGCTTCTTGAGTCGCCCACCCGTCTCGCGGGCATGACCACCGCGTGTCGAACGCTCCTCGTCGACGCCTTCACCGACGAACCGCTCACGGGGAACCCCGCCGGTGTCGTGCCCGACGCCGGCGACCTCACGGAGGACCAGATGCAGGCCATCGCGCGCGAACTCGGCGCGAGCGAGACGGCGTTCGTCCGTCCCTCCTCGGAGGCGCTCCACCGCGTCCGGTACTTCACGCCCTCTCAGGAGGTCGACCTCTGCGGCCACGCGACCGTCGCCGCGTTCTCGCTTCTGGCGCGCGAGGGCGCACTCGACCCCGGCACGCACGAGGTGGCGACCAACGTCGGGACGGTCGGAATCGACATCGAGACCGAGGCTGGCGACGACGCCCCGCTCGTGTGGCTCACCGGTCGGGAGCCCACGGTCGAACTCGTCGACCTCGACTACGCTCGCGTCGGTGAGGCGCTCGGCATCGACCCGGCGGCGCTCGAAGACGTCGGCGCGGACCTCCCGCCCGCGGTGGCGTCGACCGGTCTGCCGTGGCTCTGTGTCCCCGTCAACTTCCTCTCCCACCTCGGCGGTGCAGCGCCGCAGGCTGACCTCGTCGAGGCCCTCGCGACCGAACACGACGCGGCCGGCGTCTACGCGTTCACGTTCGACACGCTCGATTCCGACTCCGCGCTCCACGCCCGGGCGTTCGCCCCGGGTATCGGCGTCACGGAGGACCCCGTGACCGGGACGGCCGCCGCCGCCTGCGCGGCGTATCTCCGCCACGTCGACGTCTACGACGACGAGCAGGGGTACGCCGACCTCCGATTCGAGCAGGGACACTTCGTCGACCGGCCCGGCCTCGTCCGCACGCGGGTCACCGACGACGAGGACGGCCCCGAGGTCGCCGTCGGCGGCACGGCGACGGTGGCGCTCGACGGGACGCTCTCCGTCCCTGCCCCCGAGGACGACGACATCGTCGTCGCCTGACCGGTTTTCGCTGGTGATACCACGGCCGAATCCGTTTTATACGTCCGATTTCGATATCGGCCATGAGTCCCGCCGGCTGTCGTCCGACGGCCACCATCGGTCGGCGCGAGCGCGTTCTCCTGGTCGACGCGTCAACGACGTTCGTCGACCGGGCGAAAGGGGCACTGACGCGCGACGAACCGGCCGTCGTGCTCACGACGGCCGACCCCGACGCGGCGCTCACGTCGCTGGCGTCGGCCGACTGTCTCCTGCTCGGTGCGGCGTCAGACGAACACGAGCGGACGCGACCACGAGCGGCGTTCGTCGAGACGGTGCGCGAACGGGACGCGACGCTGCCGGTCGTCGTCGCGGTCGACCCGGGCGACTCGGCGACCGTCGACGCGGTGCTC
Proteins encoded:
- a CDS encoding phosphoribosyltransferase, whose product is MGDLPEEFKCTITNWDYIYGLCRDVSDEVKTSEFEPDVIVALARGGWFAGRCICDFLGLDDLTSLKMEHYVGTAQKSGEPEVRYPMPEGSVAGKDVLIIDDIADTGGSIERAHEYVHEREPSAVRTATLQLLGTSEFDPDYVGERLDEWAWVVYPWNFIEDMIDLVSGVMEKADEETFETDDVRHHLSSYHRIDRIEMEIAQPGRLPEVMTEMERRGVVESADGSAWRLVGEE
- a CDS encoding AEC family transporter, which produces MSLLSIFATAILPIFAIAVVGFVLGRTRDIDPGPLNTVTVYVLAPALVFHSLATTELAAGTLASVALAVVAYHVVMILIAEGVGRLVDGATTGVSAIVLVSAFPNSGNFGIPVSEFAFGETGRATAVLYLTTQSVLVYTVGIYIASRGSSEGALAGVKRVFTVPLIYAVLAALAARSLNLVPPAESTAMETLGLVGDSAIPIMLLILGLQLAETNYGATLRQVGTATVLKMGVAPLVAAGVALAIGFSDPTVGRVVVLESAMPAAITPLILLVEFGEGEVGGVPVESFVSTVVLVTTLVSIPVLTGLIALLDAGLLF
- a CDS encoding HD domain-containing protein — its product is MDALEAGFALKDERRTGWQLRGVDDPESVAAHTWGVSLLCLAFADEAGVDPDRALRLAVVHDLAEARTGDVPTRVDPSKQPLSAEEKERRERAAMAELARPFPPIEEAWEAYERRDTHVARFVKDMDLVDMCLQALAYERGERYAGEFDSEFAALDEFFATAEPRLSTDVGRRLFEETRARYEALRERGTDE
- a CDS encoding DUF7563 family protein encodes the protein MSHSGSIMHTCTNCNSFVTPDFVRVFGTEDDRVFGCPHCANMRELMQGLGARNPEENTSLS
- a CDS encoding archaellin/type IV pilin N-terminal domain-containing protein yields the protein MSILGRWLRWRGADRGTTSVVGSLMTVVIVFVVAGSVGLAGLTLGEEVTTSVSDPAPIPHIDVEPTLDGADNHGVAYLRLVHEVGDRVDGQSILIRDSDGNTVTWSDIYEGDRYMRGGESIHLDGYGPSDGHLNCLAEGETYILVWQASNGDSFVIDRITLDQSPPASSLDECRDGWPPG
- a CDS encoding PhzF family phenazine biosynthesis protein — its product is MTTACRTLLVDAFTDEPLTGNPAGVVPDAGDLTEDQMQAIARELGASETAFVRPSSEALHRVRYFTPSQEVDLCGHATVAAFSLLAREGALDPGTHEVATNVGTVGIDIETEAGDDAPLVWLTGREPTVELVDLDYARVGEALGIDPAALEDVGADLPPAVASTGLPWLCVPVNFLSHLGGAAPQADLVEALATEHDAAGVYAFTFDTLDSDSALHARAFAPGIGVTEDPVTGTAAAACAAYLRHVDVYDDEQGYADLRFEQGHFVDRPGLVRTRVTDDEDGPEVAVGGTATVALDGTLSVPAPEDDDIVVA